In the genome of Taurinivorans muris, one region contains:
- a CDS encoding MFS transporter: MKLSEFAIVRLACAYFFICPGITYGIFTSRLPALKAQTGANEAQIGLVLLCFGGASLISLFSSSWFLKKWGNRNLLLYGSITVLIAVILMGIASNPYFLGLFAMLGGLGTGFVDVSMNTQGVQIEKKYTVSCMSFMHASYSFGGVIGALSGSVFAGLGYGFLTNTVVMLGIYFLFLFKAYRYLLPEASEVKEKEDTTVNAFIPFFIIFCGVLAMIAYSCEGAVAEWGSLFMHGVKGASEQVAALVYAGFSVTTMFSRFFGDRMREYFGDMRLCAAGAVITVSGLSMALFLDGAVSALFGFALMGVGLSPMAPVLFSQAGQYPNINVGKACAVVSIFAYSGLLFHPPLLGFIAHGYGLDKAMLVVLGMCIVLFFGMLALGKIKR; encoded by the coding sequence ATGAAATTGTCTGAATTTGCGATTGTTCGCTTGGCATGCGCTTACTTTTTTATTTGTCCGGGGATAACGTATGGAATTTTTACCTCCCGTTTGCCGGCATTGAAAGCTCAAACCGGAGCGAATGAGGCTCAGATAGGGTTGGTGCTTTTGTGTTTCGGCGGGGCGAGTTTAATATCATTGTTTTCGAGTTCTTGGTTTTTAAAAAAGTGGGGAAACAGAAATTTGCTTCTTTATGGCTCAATCACTGTCCTCATTGCGGTTATATTGATGGGTATCGCTTCCAATCCCTATTTCTTGGGACTGTTTGCCATGCTGGGTGGCTTAGGCACGGGCTTTGTCGATGTTTCCATGAATACCCAAGGTGTGCAGATTGAAAAAAAATATACTGTTTCCTGCATGTCGTTCATGCACGCTTCGTATAGTTTCGGCGGTGTGATCGGGGCGTTGTCCGGTTCGGTATTCGCAGGTTTGGGTTATGGTTTTTTGACCAATACGGTGGTTATGTTGGGAATATATTTTCTTTTTCTTTTTAAGGCGTACCGGTATTTGCTGCCTGAAGCTTCCGAAGTAAAAGAAAAGGAAGACACGACGGTTAACGCTTTTATTCCGTTTTTCATTATTTTCTGCGGCGTGTTAGCCATGATTGCTTATTCTTGCGAAGGGGCTGTCGCAGAATGGGGCAGTTTATTCATGCACGGTGTCAAAGGTGCGTCGGAACAAGTTGCCGCCCTTGTGTATGCCGGTTTTTCCGTTACGACGATGTTCAGCCGTTTTTTTGGCGATAGGATGCGCGAGTATTTCGGCGATATGCGGCTTTGTGCCGCCGGGGCGGTGATTACGGTATCGGGTTTGTCCATGGCATTGTTTTTGGACGGTGCGGTTTCGGCATTGTTCGGTTTTGCTTTAATGGGAGTCGGGCTTTCTCCCATGGCGCCTGTTTTATTCAGCCAGGCAGGACAGTATCCCAATATCAATGTCGGAAAGGCTTGCGCTGTTGTTTCTATTTTTGCTTACAGCGGGCTTTTGTTTCATCCGCCCCTTTTGGGTTTTATTGCGCATGGGTACGGATTGGACAAGGCAATGCTGGTTGTGCTTGGCATGTGTATTGTTTTGTTTTTCGGTATGCTGGCGTTAGGAAAAATTAAGCGTTGA
- the ligA gene encoding NAD-dependent DNA ligase LigA, producing the protein MTEQFSLLNMANEPEKTQREKDGDRIDFLKKELQRHNRLYHTFDNPEISDQEYDMLFKELVALEEQYPELAAKDSPTRKIGGEVLPYLEKAKHTLRMYGLDNVFSQAEYEDFVQKGKNYFSKESTRKELSVSSLDTWWADPKLDGLAAEIIYENGELVAALTRGDGEEGEVITSAVKTIRNVPKRLGDNLPFTRLEVRGEVLMLKRDFEALNEKQKMLKQKTFANPRNAAAGTLRQLDTRITAERKLIFLAYGVGQVLVPHAQDEIGLSLWKTQEELMQGLSRLGFAISKESKLCRNSRDAFSFCEKMEQVRDTLPYELDGVVYKLNNRFAQQVLDFTARSPRFAIAWKFSSRKAETVLKAITVQVGRTGVLTPVAELEPVSIGGVLVSRATLHNEEELRNLDVRVGDTVLVQRAGDVIPDILSVNLEKRSENTEEFIFPKECPVCHSKAVRYKNEVAWRCVNVDCPAQKIQGIIHFVSKAGLDVSGVGEKWVEKLVETGRVENIADLFTVTVKELLAFEGMGDVSAQKFVDSLHEVKHTATLARFISSLGIRLVGEQTAKTLAQAFENMDELAKAPVDRLMLLQDIGPEVANSIKQYFASKEKQEILARLKEYGLDPRRQEKIVSLDTALAGKTILFTGTLSKPRQEFEKMAEEAGAKLLGAVSKNLNYLVVGEKAGSKLEKAQKLGVQTLSEQEFLDLLK; encoded by the coding sequence ATGACTGAACAATTCTCATTACTGAACATGGCAAATGAACCTGAAAAAACACAGCGGGAAAAAGACGGCGACAGGATTGATTTTTTAAAAAAAGAATTACAGCGCCATAACCGCCTTTATCATACGTTTGACAATCCCGAAATCAGCGACCAAGAATACGATATGCTTTTCAAAGAATTGGTCGCCCTTGAGGAGCAATATCCGGAGCTTGCCGCAAAAGACAGTCCGACACGGAAAATCGGGGGCGAGGTGCTGCCTTATTTGGAAAAGGCAAAGCACACACTGCGCATGTATGGACTGGATAATGTTTTTTCCCAAGCGGAATATGAAGATTTTGTGCAAAAAGGAAAAAATTATTTTTCAAAGGAAAGCACAAGAAAGGAGCTTTCCGTATCTTCATTGGACACATGGTGGGCGGACCCGAAACTTGACGGCTTGGCGGCGGAAATCATTTATGAAAATGGGGAACTTGTTGCCGCACTTACCCGCGGGGACGGTGAAGAGGGGGAAGTCATCACGTCCGCTGTAAAAACAATCCGCAATGTTCCTAAGCGGTTAGGGGATAATTTGCCTTTCACCCGTCTTGAAGTCAGGGGTGAAGTGTTAATGCTGAAACGTGATTTTGAAGCCTTGAATGAAAAACAAAAAATGCTGAAACAAAAAACGTTCGCCAATCCGCGAAATGCGGCGGCAGGAACGTTGCGGCAGCTGGATACGCGCATAACGGCGGAACGGAAATTGATTTTTCTCGCCTATGGCGTAGGGCAGGTGCTTGTTCCTCATGCTCAGGATGAAATCGGGCTCAGTCTTTGGAAAACGCAGGAAGAGCTTATGCAGGGACTTAGCCGCCTTGGATTTGCCATTTCCAAGGAAAGCAAGCTTTGCCGCAATTCGCGGGATGCGTTTTCTTTTTGTGAGAAAATGGAACAGGTTCGGGATACGCTGCCTTATGAACTCGACGGAGTGGTGTATAAACTCAATAATAGGTTCGCACAGCAAGTGCTTGATTTTACAGCACGTTCTCCCCGCTTCGCCATAGCGTGGAAGTTTTCTTCAAGAAAAGCGGAAACAGTGCTGAAAGCCATTACCGTCCAAGTGGGCAGAACCGGGGTGCTTACACCCGTTGCGGAGCTTGAACCCGTTTCCATCGGGGGCGTTCTGGTGAGCCGCGCGACACTGCATAATGAAGAGGAACTCCGCAATTTGGATGTGCGGGTCGGCGATACAGTTCTTGTGCAAAGGGCGGGCGATGTCATTCCCGACATTCTTTCGGTTAATCTTGAAAAACGTTCCGAGAATACGGAAGAATTTATTTTTCCCAAAGAATGTCCCGTTTGCCACAGCAAGGCGGTCCGTTATAAGAATGAAGTTGCGTGGCGCTGTGTGAATGTGGATTGTCCCGCCCAAAAAATACAGGGTATTATCCATTTTGTGTCGAAGGCCGGTTTGGATGTCAGCGGGGTAGGGGAAAAATGGGTTGAAAAACTAGTTGAAACCGGCAGGGTTGAAAATATCGCCGATTTGTTTACCGTAACGGTTAAGGAATTGCTCGCTTTCGAGGGTATGGGCGATGTTTCGGCGCAAAAATTTGTGGATAGTCTGCATGAGGTTAAACATACCGCCACCCTTGCCCGTTTTATTTCCTCCCTCGGTATCCGCCTTGTGGGAGAACAAACTGCAAAAACATTGGCGCAAGCCTTTGAAAATATGGACGAACTTGCGAAAGCTCCCGTGGATAGGCTGATGCTGCTGCAGGATATCGGTCCGGAAGTGGCAAATTCGATTAAACAATATTTTGCTTCAAAGGAAAAACAAGAAATCCTCGCACGGCTTAAAGAATACGGGCTTGACCCGCGGCGGCAGGAAAAAATTGTTTCTCTTGATACGGCGTTGGCAGGAAAAACCATTTTATTTACAGGCACGCTTTCAAAGCCTCGGCAGGAATTTGAAAAAATGGCGGAAGAGGCGGGAGCGAAATTGCTCGGTGCCGTGTCTAAAAACCTTAATTACCTTGTCGTGGGCGAAAAAGCGGGAAGCAAATTGGAAAAAGCCCAAAAACTCGGTGTTCAAACGCTCAGCGAGCAAGAATTTTTGGATTTGCTGAAATAA
- the cbiB gene encoding adenosylcobinamide-phosphate synthase CbiB yields MENLILFAPLTAYLLDILLGEPNTKYHPVCWLGNTALFLEQKTLSECKTNTQKFICGIFCTCLLLLIFAVLPLLVFAVGKKYCLRYADEWYPFFAFFSASFILYLCIAPKSLIQHVEAIQKELTQNNMPEARSKLSCIVGRNTDKMEKADIIRTSIESLAENSLDSTLASFFWFSFAFLLFSYEGAVFCTVSHRIVNTLDAMWGKKNDNYLYFGKFPAHFDDILNFIPARISFYLIIFSCFFIKECDYKNAYVIGKKYRGRHASPNSAWAEAPYAGALNLKLAGPVHYGDFFCDYPYLGEGSLDADPAHLKTALTLFQYSIFSSLIFYTFLLFLDKQ; encoded by the coding sequence ATGGAAAATCTTATCCTTTTTGCACCGCTGACCGCCTATCTTCTCGATATTCTTCTGGGTGAGCCGAATACGAAATATCATCCCGTTTGCTGGCTTGGAAACACCGCCCTTTTCTTGGAACAAAAAACACTTTCAGAATGCAAAACAAACACGCAAAAATTCATCTGCGGAATTTTTTGCACTTGTCTGCTTTTGCTTATTTTTGCCGTTCTTCCTTTGCTTGTTTTCGCCGTGGGCAAAAAATATTGCCTCCGCTATGCCGATGAGTGGTATCCGTTTTTTGCATTTTTCTCTGCAAGTTTCATCCTCTATCTGTGCATAGCCCCCAAAAGTTTAATTCAACATGTCGAAGCGATACAAAAGGAACTTACACAAAACAACATGCCGGAGGCGCGAAGCAAACTTTCCTGCATTGTGGGCAGAAACACCGATAAAATGGAAAAAGCGGACATAATCCGCACAAGCATTGAAAGCCTTGCGGAAAATTCCCTCGACAGCACGCTTGCAAGCTTTTTCTGGTTCAGCTTCGCGTTTCTTCTTTTTTCCTACGAGGGCGCGGTTTTCTGCACGGTATCGCACAGGATTGTCAATACCCTTGACGCCATGTGGGGCAAAAAAAATGACAACTATCTTTATTTCGGAAAATTTCCCGCCCATTTTGACGATATTCTCAATTTCATCCCTGCGCGGATAAGTTTTTATCTTATCATTTTTTCTTGTTTTTTTATAAAAGAATGTGATTACAAAAACGCTTACGTCATTGGAAAAAAATACCGAGGCAGGCACGCGAGCCCCAATTCCGCATGGGCGGAAGCCCCCTATGCGGGCGCATTGAACCTCAAACTCGCAGGACCTGTCCATTACGGCGATTTTTTTTGCGATTATCCCTACTTGGGAGAGGGCAGCCTTGACGCAGACCCCGCACACCTTAAAACCGCATTGACACTTTTCCAATACAGCATTTTCAGCAGCCTTATTTTTTATACGTTTCTCTTATTTTTAGACAAACAATAA
- a CDS encoding glycosyltransferase family protein: MEKRNPSARMNAKTIIDELGRKKTLLHGDFSYIPLDFHNFNTFYSNPANAVSCRKKQILFLGLGAELDDILPCSENKEQVFYLEHSAFAKQISHDLPENFQAVDEKELPALCNAEFFQKTDILFYKQNLQLFPGFWNALLIRLRSAFFASAQHTLSAKEKYIFLTGGNNDLLHRELCQAIQDINHIPVSLGQKNIQEILELTDAKKPVLYLSVNAQALDNNGLIHEYLKQKNIPLALWFVDNVWNILSRFSQAWWKECAIFLTDFSFASQLRKEGAKKLFPLPLASHSLQAPYADLPKIPLFFVGNSSFANKNAYFSGCKLEHDFEQNIYRTIQKNFFEQKELPDFHSIRQTLLSQEALWQNKNCRTISYAATKADLYLRKLWLENLSPLVHIMGDDAWQDILATKHTFYPPADYYKILPSYYKNSLFTLNLTSLLMPANLSQRHFDVWKHHGFLLSSPSEGMEIFPQDIQSVITVHNPQDCLKRLELLLTKPNLKTEIQKTMQNEIARKHQYTHRLQFILEHA, from the coding sequence ATGGAAAAAAGAAATCCCTCCGCCCGCATGAATGCTAAAACGATTATTGACGAACTTGGAAGAAAAAAAACGCTTCTGCATGGAGATTTTTCCTATATTCCGCTTGATTTCCATAATTTCAACACATTTTATTCCAATCCTGCAAACGCCGTTTCCTGCAGGAAAAAACAAATTCTTTTCCTCGGGCTCGGAGCGGAACTTGACGATATTCTTCCCTGTTCCGAAAATAAGGAACAAGTTTTCTATCTTGAACACAGCGCCTTTGCCAAACAAATTTCCCATGATCTTCCAGAAAATTTTCAAGCCGTTGATGAAAAAGAATTGCCTGCGCTTTGCAACGCGGAATTTTTTCAAAAAACGGATATTCTTTTTTATAAACAAAATCTTCAGCTTTTCCCCGGCTTTTGGAATGCGCTTCTCATACGGCTGCGCAGCGCTTTTTTCGCTTCTGCGCAGCATACGCTTTCAGCAAAGGAAAAATATATTTTTCTGACCGGCGGAAACAATGATTTGCTGCACAGAGAACTTTGCCAAGCAATTCAAGACATTAATCATATCCCTGTTTCCTTGGGGCAAAAAAACATACAGGAAATCCTCGAACTTACCGACGCCAAAAAACCAGTCCTTTATTTGTCCGTAAACGCCCAAGCCCTTGATAATAACGGACTTATCCATGAATATTTAAAGCAAAAAAACATTCCTCTTGCCTTATGGTTTGTGGATAATGTTTGGAATATCCTTTCCCGCTTCAGCCAAGCATGGTGGAAAGAATGCGCAATTTTTCTGACGGATTTTTCCTTTGCCTCCCAATTACGAAAAGAAGGTGCAAAAAAACTTTTTCCCCTTCCCCTCGCAAGCCATTCTCTTCAGGCGCCCTATGCGGACCTTCCGAAAATTCCTTTGTTTTTTGTGGGCAATTCCAGCTTTGCCAACAAAAACGCCTACTTCAGCGGATGTAAACTTGAGCATGATTTTGAACAAAATATTTACAGGACCATTCAAAAAAATTTTTTCGAGCAAAAAGAACTGCCGGATTTTCACAGCATTCGGCAAACCCTGCTTTCTCAAGAAGCGTTATGGCAAAACAAAAATTGCAGGACAATAAGCTATGCCGCGACAAAAGCCGACCTTTATCTGCGCAAATTATGGCTTGAAAATTTAAGTCCCCTTGTCCACATCATGGGCGACGACGCATGGCAGGATATTTTAGCCACAAAGCACACCTTTTACCCGCCTGCGGATTATTACAAAATCTTGCCAAGTTATTATAAAAACAGCCTGTTCACACTCAACCTGACCAGTTTGCTTATGCCTGCGAACCTCAGCCAGCGTCATTTTGACGTGTGGAAACACCATGGCTTTCTGCTCAGTTCCCCAAGCGAAGGCATGGAAATTTTCCCGCAAGACATTCAATCAGTTATCACTGTTCACAATCCGCAAGACTGCCTCAAGCGCCTTGAATTGCTGCTGACAAAGCCAAACCTGAAAACAGAAATACAAAAAACCATGCAAAATGAAATAGCCCGAAAACACCAATATACCCACCGCCTGCAATTCATTTTGGAACATGCATGA
- a CDS encoding MerR family transcriptional regulator — MNNKKYLKINEFAKLCHTTKDTLLHYDQKDLLKPEYTAENKYRYYSIEQFFKYNLIALLKGTESTLEEIKEALNAREPERLLNLIEERMEQLKNEQKEIAKRISMFSTLAALSKKALTQEYDTLFFEKINEETIYLSPIRTAEDINQMKTYTLCLSDFLLDYINHEHTPVLPLGMLVTKRDIAKQRFTVNYFFSKTSEHEKAQVKIIKKGRYACWLHKGKMDSQEQACHTFLDILKKQGYSLKSDLFLFDQMNYLIDATNEELIINYAIKIGKKKQQGN, encoded by the coding sequence ATGAACAATAAAAAATATCTTAAAATCAATGAATTTGCAAAATTATGTCACACCACAAAAGATACGCTTTTGCATTATGACCAAAAAGACTTGCTGAAACCGGAATATACGGCTGAAAACAAATACCGTTATTACAGCATTGAACAATTTTTTAAATATAATTTAATCGCCCTCTTGAAAGGAACGGAAAGCACGCTTGAAGAAATCAAAGAAGCCCTTAATGCCCGTGAGCCTGAACGGCTGCTCAATCTTATTGAAGAACGCATGGAACAATTAAAAAATGAACAGAAGGAAATCGCAAAACGCATTTCCATGTTTTCAACCTTGGCAGCCCTTTCAAAAAAAGCATTAACCCAAGAATATGACACGCTTTTTTTTGAAAAAATAAATGAAGAAACAATTTATTTATCCCCTATCCGAACAGCGGAAGATATCAATCAAATGAAGACGTATACCTTATGCCTGTCCGATTTTCTTTTGGATTATATCAACCATGAACATACCCCGGTGCTCCCTTTAGGCATGCTTGTAACGAAACGGGATATTGCGAAACAACGGTTCACCGTCAACTATTTTTTTTCAAAAACTTCGGAACATGAAAAGGCACAGGTGAAAATCATCAAAAAAGGACGGTATGCCTGCTGGCTGCATAAAGGCAAAATGGACAGCCAAGAACAGGCATGCCATACATTCCTCGATATTTTGAAAAAGCAGGGATATTCCCTGAAAAGCGACCTTTTCCTTTTTGATCAGATGAATTACCTTATTGATGCAACAAACGAAGAACTCATTATCAACTATGCGATAAAAATCGGCAAGAAAAAACAACAAGGAAACTGA
- a CDS encoding YebC/PmpR family DNA-binding transcriptional regulator: MSGHSKWANIQHRKGRQDAKRGKEFTKAAKEIIIAAKSGGDPAGNPRLRAAIAAAKSINLPKDKIESAIRKGTGQDAGGELFEITYEGYATGGVAVIVETATDNKNRTVAEVRHLFTKHGGSMGESGSVSFMFDRLGVITLSKEKYAEEDTVMNFALEAGADDVKDDDDIWSIHTAMEDFSLVRDSLEKQGVEMESAALAFVPKNYVPVDKETAEKLIRFNDALEDLDDVQNIYFNFDLPDDFEG; this comes from the coding sequence ATGTCAGGTCATAGTAAGTGGGCTAACATTCAACATCGTAAGGGCCGTCAGGACGCAAAACGCGGAAAAGAATTTACCAAGGCAGCGAAAGAAATCATCATTGCTGCGAAAAGCGGCGGCGATCCTGCGGGTAATCCTCGTCTTCGTGCCGCCATTGCCGCAGCGAAAAGCATTAACCTGCCAAAAGATAAGATTGAATCCGCAATCCGCAAGGGCACAGGTCAGGATGCCGGCGGCGAATTGTTTGAAATCACCTATGAAGGCTATGCGACGGGCGGTGTCGCCGTTATCGTTGAAACCGCGACGGACAATAAAAACCGTACCGTTGCGGAAGTCCGCCACCTTTTCACCAAGCATGGCGGTTCAATGGGCGAAAGCGGTTCAGTCAGTTTCATGTTCGACAGATTAGGCGTGATCACGCTTTCTAAGGAAAAATATGCCGAAGAAGATACCGTTATGAATTTTGCCCTTGAAGCCGGCGCTGATGATGTGAAAGACGACGATGATATTTGGAGCATCCATACCGCGATGGAAGATTTCAGCCTTGTGCGTGATTCTTTGGAAAAACAGGGTGTGGAAATGGAATCAGCGGCTCTTGCCTTCGTTCCCAAAAATTATGTGCCGGTCGACAAGGAAACCGCCGAAAAGCTCATTCGTTTCAATGACGCTCTCGAAGATTTGGATGACGTGCAAAATATTTATTTCAATTTTGATTTGCCTGATGATTTTGAAGGATAA
- a CDS encoding RlmE family RNA methyltransferase, with the protein MKEYRDYYFLKAKKENYPARSVYKLQEMNKRFRLFKQGMKVLDLGAAPGSWSLYAAEKVGGNGLVLACDLQATETVFPQNVRFLQENVFERSLEFEALLEELGPFDMVISDMAPRTTGTKFTDQARSLELCLESVQVAEKYLKSGGNFITKIFMGPDFQDLVKAMRPIFASVKTFKPQSSRAESKEIFQVGLGFTGNKNN; encoded by the coding sequence ATGAAAGAATACCGTGATTATTATTTTTTAAAGGCGAAAAAAGAAAATTATCCCGCCCGTTCCGTATATAAACTGCAGGAAATGAACAAGCGTTTCCGTCTGTTCAAGCAGGGTATGAAAGTGCTTGATTTGGGGGCTGCTCCGGGTTCTTGGTCTTTATACGCCGCTGAAAAAGTCGGTGGAAACGGGCTTGTCCTTGCTTGCGATTTGCAGGCGACAGAAACGGTTTTTCCGCAAAATGTGCGTTTTTTGCAGGAAAATGTATTTGAGCGGAGTTTGGAATTTGAAGCGTTGCTTGAAGAGCTTGGACCGTTTGATATGGTGATAAGCGATATGGCGCCCCGTACGACCGGTACGAAATTTACCGATCAGGCGCGTTCTTTGGAACTTTGTTTGGAATCTGTACAAGTGGCTGAAAAATATCTGAAATCCGGCGGAAATTTTATTACGAAAATTTTTATGGGACCCGATTTTCAGGATTTGGTCAAGGCAATGCGCCCTATTTTTGCAAGTGTGAAAACATTCAAACCTCAAAGCTCACGTGCTGAAAGCAAGGAAATTTTCCAAGTGGGACTTGGGTTTACCGGAAATAAAAACAATTAA
- the uvrB gene encoding excinuclease ABC subunit UvrB translates to MPEQRPFKLVTKYSPKGDQPAAIDELVANINSGVQDQVLLGVTGSGKTFTMANVIARTNRPALILAHNKTLAAQLYGEFREFFPENAVEYFVSYYDYYQPEAYVPSSDTYIEKDSSINDNIDKLRHAATHALLTRRDVIIVASVSCIYGLGSPEFYAKLIIPVEEGQRIGMDEIIKRLVEVQYTRNDYDFHRGTFRVRGDVLEIIPAYEHERALHLEFFGDELERILEIDPLTGNTLGQISKTVIYPASHYVSDSDNLTRAMNDIRAELMNRLIELKEANRLVEAQRLEQRTQLDLEMMQELGYCNGIENYSRHLDNRKCGQAPATLLDYFPKDFLLFVDESHMSIPQVGAMYKGDRSRKSTLVDFGFRLPSALDNRPLMFEEFLTRIRQSVFVSATPAKWELDRSHGLVVEQIIRPTGLVDPPVEIRPTKGQMDDLVGECKLRVERGERVLVTTLTKRMAEDLTEYLSNMGIAARYLHSDIDTLERIAIIKALRSGEFDVLVGINLLREGLDIPEVSLVAILDADKEGFLRSTGALIQTFGRAARNNNGRVLLYADGITHSMQSAIDETMRRRAKQTAFNEEHGIVPKTVMKSIESPLDALYRPEDKKGRKGKKAKEETALPTEPKEIAKLIANLEKEMRQAAKDLEFEQAAAIRDRIKVLREYLVVSGTQEE, encoded by the coding sequence ATGCCGGAACAAAGACCGTTTAAATTAGTCACGAAATACAGCCCGAAAGGAGATCAGCCCGCAGCCATTGACGAGCTTGTGGCGAATATCAATTCAGGCGTGCAGGATCAGGTTCTGCTCGGTGTGACAGGTTCAGGCAAGACGTTCACCATGGCGAACGTCATAGCCCGCACCAACCGTCCCGCTCTTATTCTTGCTCACAATAAAACCCTTGCCGCCCAGCTTTATGGCGAATTTAGGGAATTTTTTCCTGAAAACGCCGTGGAATATTTTGTCAGCTATTATGATTATTATCAGCCTGAAGCCTATGTTCCCTCTTCTGATACCTATATTGAAAAAGACAGTTCTATCAATGACAATATCGACAAGCTCCGCCATGCGGCGACCCATGCTTTATTGACCCGCCGCGACGTCATTATCGTGGCGTCCGTTTCATGCATTTACGGACTTGGTTCGCCGGAGTTTTACGCCAAGCTGATCATTCCTGTTGAAGAGGGGCAGCGTATCGGCATGGATGAGATTATAAAACGTTTGGTGGAAGTGCAATACACGCGGAATGATTACGATTTTCACCGCGGAACGTTTCGTGTTCGCGGCGATGTGCTTGAAATTATTCCGGCTTATGAGCATGAAAGGGCTTTGCATTTGGAATTTTTCGGGGATGAACTGGAACGGATTTTGGAAATTGACCCTTTGACCGGCAATACGCTCGGGCAGATTTCAAAGACAGTCATTTATCCTGCGAGCCATTACGTTTCGGACAGCGATAATCTGACCAGAGCCATGAATGATATACGCGCGGAGCTTATGAACAGGCTCATTGAGCTGAAAGAAGCCAACAGGCTTGTTGAGGCGCAGCGGCTCGAACAGCGTACTCAGCTTGATTTGGAAATGATGCAGGAACTGGGCTATTGCAATGGCATTGAAAATTATTCCAGACACTTGGATAACCGTAAATGCGGGCAGGCGCCTGCGACTCTTTTGGATTATTTTCCGAAGGATTTTTTGTTGTTTGTCGATGAATCGCATATGAGCATACCGCAGGTCGGGGCGATGTACAAAGGGGACAGGTCCAGAAAATCGACCCTTGTCGATTTCGGATTTCGTTTGCCTTCCGCTTTGGATAACCGTCCGCTTATGTTTGAGGAATTTTTAACGCGTATCCGTCAAAGCGTTTTTGTTTCCGCAACGCCTGCCAAATGGGAATTGGACAGAAGCCACGGGCTTGTTGTGGAGCAAATTATCCGTCCCACCGGGCTTGTGGACCCGCCTGTCGAAATCCGCCCGACAAAAGGGCAAATGGACGATCTGGTCGGTGAGTGCAAATTGCGTGTCGAGCGCGGGGAGCGGGTGCTTGTGACAACCCTTACCAAACGCATGGCGGAAGATTTGACGGAATATTTGTCCAATATGGGCATTGCCGCGCGGTATCTTCATTCCGATATTGATACGCTGGAGCGTATCGCCATTATCAAAGCCTTGCGGTCAGGGGAATTTGACGTGCTTGTCGGGATTAATTTACTGCGTGAGGGATTGGATATTCCGGAAGTGTCGCTTGTGGCGATTTTGGATGCCGATAAAGAGGGATTTTTGCGTTCAACGGGAGCATTGATTCAAACTTTCGGGCGTGCCGCCAGAAACAATAACGGGCGGGTTCTTTTATATGCTGACGGCATAACGCATTCCATGCAGTCTGCCATTGATGAAACCATGCGCCGCCGTGCAAAGCAAACGGCATTTAATGAAGAGCACGGCATTGTGCCGAAAACGGTTATGAAATCAATAGAAAGCCCCCTTGATGCGTTATACAGGCCGGAAGATAAAAAGGGCAGGAAAGGCAAAAAAGCGAAAGAAGAAACCGCGCTGCCCACAGAGCCGAAAGAAATTGCGAAACTTATTGCAAATCTTGAAAAGGAAATGCGTCAAGCCGCCAAAGATTTGGAATTTGAACAAGCCGCGGCAATTCGCGACAGGATAAAAGTGTTGCGTGAATATTTGGTCGTAAGCGGAACGCAAGAGGAATAA